The proteins below are encoded in one region of Phaseolus vulgaris cultivar G19833 chromosome 1, P. vulgaris v2.0, whole genome shotgun sequence:
- the LOC137816136 gene encoding alpha-L-arabinofuranosidase 1-like: MAFCCSKVSLHVILYSLLAIYFLSSENCCVDAHSTHSTLVVHASNNVSPRTIPNTFLGVFVEEINHACAGGLWAELVSNRGFEAGGPNNTLNIYPWSIIGKKSSISVSINYSSCFERNKAALQMEVYCSDQNPCPIGGVGISNPGYWGMNIEQGKLYKVVYHVKSEGEFDFQLSFTGVDVINMVSNITEISEDGKWKRVETVVEANATNHYSSLQITTTNEGSYLLDQVSVMPLDTYMGHGYRKDLFQMVADLKPKFVRFPGGTYVEGDYLKNHYMWKDTIGPWEERPGHYNDIWNYWSDDGIGYLEYLQLVEDLGALPIWVFNAGFSRHEEINTKNLAPYVQDALDGIEFARGSPESKWGSVRARLGHPKPFDLRYVAIGNEDCEFSNYQGNYLKFYDAIKIAYPDMKMISNCDASSTKLNHPADLFDFHIYTNSTDLFSKSTQFDHTSRSGPKAFVSEYAVWRQDAGNGSLLAALAEAAFLIGLEKNSDVVDMVSYAPLFSNINDRKWIPDAIVFDSYQLYGTPSYWVQKLFIESSGAKLMHSKLKTASSNKLIASAISWQNSPYEKKYIRIKVVNFGAATETLYIRTRGFSKMQLFRSVKTVITSTNVMDENSFSQPTKVVPQTSSAVNVKRKIRAIVSPYSVTSFDLLVY; the protein is encoded by the exons ATGGCGTTTTGTTGTTCAAAAGTTTCATTACATGTTATATTATATTCTTTATTGGCCATTTATTTTCTTAGTTCTGAGAATTGCTGTGTTGATGCACACTCAACACACTCAACCCTAGTTGTGCATGCTTCTAATAATGTGTCTCCAAGAACAATTCCTAACACTTTCCTTGGAGTATTTGTTGAG GAAATCAATCATGCATGTGCTGGGGGACTATGGGCAGAACTTGTCAGTAATAGAg gGTTTGAAGCTGGAGGCCCGAACAACACCTTGAATATTTATCCTTGGTCAATTATAGGAAAGAAATCATCCATTTCTGTATCAATTAACTATTCCTCATGCTTTGAACGTAATAAAGCTGCATTACAAATGGAGGTGTATTGTAGTGATCAGAACCCTTGTCCAATTGGTGGCGTTGGTATTTCTAACCCTGGTTATTGGGGCATG AATATCGAGCAAGGGAAATTGTACAAGGTGGTGTATCATGTTAAATCAGAAGGAGAGTTTGATTTTCAACTTTCATTCACGGGTGTTGATGTTATAAACATGGTATCAAATATCAC AGAAATTTCTGAAGATGGAAAATGGAAAAGGGTGGAGACGGTGGTGGAAGCAAACGCTACCAATCACTATTCAAGTCTTCAAATAACCACAACCAATGAAGGAAGTTACTTGTTAGACCAAGTGTCAGTGATGCCATTGGACACTTACATG GGTCATGGCTACCGAAAGGATCTTTTTCAAATGGTGGCAGATTTGAAACCAAAATTTGTCAGATTTCCTG GTGGAACGTATGTTGAAGGAGACTATCTCAAGAATCACTATATGTGGAAAGATACAATTGGACCATGGGAAGAGAGACCAGGACACTACAATGATATTTGGAACTATTGGAGTGATGATGGAATTGGTTATTTAGAGTATCTCCAA CTAGTAGAGGACCTTGGTGCATTGCCCATATGGGTGTTCAACGCTG GCTTCAGCCGTCATGAagaaattaatacaaaaaatttagcACCTTATGTGCAA GATGCCCTTGATGGCATTGAATTTGCAAGAGGATCTCCTGAATCAAAATGGGGTTCTGTTAGAGCTAGATTGGGACATCCAAAACCATTTGATTTGAGATATGTTGCCATTGGAAATGAAGATTGTGAGTTTTCGAATTATCAAG GAAATTACCTTAAGTTCTATGATGCTATAAAAATTGCCTACCCAGATATGAAAATGATCTCAAATTGTGATGCTTCTAGCACAAAATTAAACCATCCAGCTGATTTGTTCGATTTTCAT ATTTATACAAACTCGACGGACTTATTTTCTAAGTCTACTCAATTCGATCACACGTCACGATCTGGACCAAAG GCTTTCGTGAGTGAGTATGCTGTATGGAGACAAGATGCTGGAAATGGAAGTCTTCTGGCTGCTTTGGCAGAAGCTGCATTTCTTATTGGCCTAGAAAAGAACAG TGATGTTGTCGACATGGTTTCTTATGCACCACTTTTCTCAAATATAAACGACAGGAA ATGGATCCCCGATGCAATTGTGTTCGACTCTTATCAGCTCTATGGAACACCTAGCTATTGGGTGCAAAAGCTTTTTATTGAGTCTAGTGGAGCAAAACTTATGCACTCAAAACTCAAAACAGCTTCATCTAATAAACTTATTGCATCTGCAATTAGTTGGCAAAATTCTCCATATGAGAAAAAATACATAAGAATAAAG GTAGTGAACTTCGGAGCAGCCACAGAGACACTTTACATACGCACGCGTGGGTTCTCAAAAATGCAACTATTTCGTTCTGTAAAGACAGTGATTACATCAACCAACGTAATGGATGAGAATTCTTTCTCACAGCCTACCAAG GTGGTGCCACAAACAAGTTCCGCAGTGAATGTTAAAAGGAAGATACGTGCAATTGTTTCTCCCTATTCAGTCACATCATTTGATTTGTTAGTTTATTAG